Genomic window (Streptomyces cadmiisoli):
GCCAGTTCCGTCTTGCCGCTGCCGCTGATCCCGGCGAGTCCGACGACCTCGCCCCGGCGCACGGTGAGGTCGACGTTCTCGTACGCCGGTGAGCTCAGCCCTTGCGCGCGGAGCACCACGGGGGCGTCCGCGGGCACCTCGGCGCGGGCGCGCCCGCGCGTCTCGGCGACCGTCTCCCCGGCCATCGCCTCCACCAGGGCCTGGCGCGGGAGTTCGGCGACGGGGGCGGTGGTGATCCAGCGGGCGTCGCGCAGCACGGTCACGGCCTGGCAGACCTCGTAGACCTCCTGGAGGTGGTGCGAGATGAACAGGAAGGTGACGCCGGAGTCCTGGAGCGCCCGCATGCGGGTGAACAGCCGCTCGATCTCCCGGTTGTCGAGCTGGGCGGTGGGCTCGTCGAGGATGATGAACCGGGCGCCGAAGCTGAGCGCCCGGGCGATCTCCACCATCTGGCGGTCCTCGACCCTGAGGTCCGCGGTGCGGGCCTCGGGGTCGACGCGCACGTCCCAGGTGGCGAGGAGTTCGGCGGCCTCGGTCCGGAGCCTGCGCCAGCTGATCAGGCCGCCGCGGCCCTGGGGCTGGCGGTTGATGAACAGGTTCTCGGCGACCGTCAGCTCGGGCACGACGGTCGGCTTCTGGTAGACGCAGGCCACCTTGCGGCGCCACGCGTCGCGGTCGGACAGCGGGGGTGCGGGGGCACCGTCGAAGACGACGGTGCCCTCGTCGGCCGCCTGGAGTCCGGTGAGCACGGCGACCAGGGTGGACTTCCCCGCGCCGTTGCGGCCGACGAGCGCGTGGGACTCGCCGGGCCGGACCGTGAGCCGGCCGTCCTGGAGGGCGACGGTGGGACCGTAGCGCTTGACGATCCCCCGTGCCTGGACGAGTGGGATGTTCGACGGGGTGCTCATCCGACCGTGTTGCCCCACAGCTCGGGGTCGTCGACGTTGTCCTTGGTCACCAGCGGCGCGGGCAGCTGGTCCTCCAGGTTTCCGCTGGGCAGCCGGACGATCTCGGAGCCGTGGTCGGTCGGCCCGGGCTCGAACTTCTTCCCCTCCATGGCCGCCTTGATGTAGTACATGCCGTACTTCGCGTACAGGTCGGCCGGCTGGGAGACGGTGGCGTCGATCTCGCCCTTGCGGATGGCGTCGTACTCCTGCGGGATGCCGTCGTTGGAGACGATCGTGATGTGGCCGTCCTGGCCGGCCTTCTTCAGCATGCCCTTGGCCTTGAGGGTCTGGAGGGTGGGCGCGAGGTAGACGCCGCCCGCCTGCATGTAGATGCCCTTGATGTCGGGGTTGGCGTTGAGCAGTGTGTCCAGCTTGGCGGCGGCCGTGTCGGACTCCCACTTGGCCGGGATCTCCAGCACCTTCAGCTTCGGGAAGTTCTCCTTCACGCAGGTGCGGAACGCCTCCGAGCGCTCGCGGCCGTTGACCGAGGCGAGGTCGCCCATGATCTGCACGACCTTGCCGGAGGTGATGTGCTCACCGAGGTACTGGCAGGCCTTCTCGCCGTACGCCACGTTGTTCGCGCGGACCACCATCGCGACCTTGCCCTGGTCGGGCGCCACGTCCACCGCGACGACCGGGACCCCCTTGCGCTCGGCCTGGTCGAGTCCGGCCTCGATCGCGGCGCTGTCCAGCGGTGCCACGACAAGACCGCGCACGCCCTGGTTGAGCTGGTTGTTGATGTCGGTGATCTGCTGCGAGGGGTCGCTGTTGGAGTTGACCGTCTTCAGGGCGTCGACGCCCTCGGAGTCGGCCATCTTCGGCACGTAGTCGTTGTAGGACTGCCAGAACGGCGAGGTGAGCAGCGGCAGGATCACCCCCACCTTGCCGGTGCCGTCGCCCCCGGCGGTGGTGGCGCCGGTGTCCTTGGTGCTGCCGCATGCCGTCAGGACGAGGGCGGCGCAGACGGCCGCAGCCGCCGCGCGCGGGGTCCCTCGCCCGTACCGCCGTCCGTTGCGCACTGTTCCGTGGGCCATCTGCCAGCTCCTCATCGAGCGCGATCGAGCAGTTGCCCGCATATTTATCAGACCACTTCGCGCCCACAACACCCTCGGGAGCCGAAATTCTGCGACATTCGGCCGTAGTGGTCGGACCACATGGCTGGTTAGACTTCCGCGCACGGCGACGGGAGAACTGGCGTGAACGAAACCGGGACGGGTGCGGCACCGCAGAAGGGCACGGTGACGCAGCGCGCCATCGAGCAGATCAAGGCGATGATCGCCGAGGGCCTGCTGGAGCCCGGCGGACGGCTGCCCACCGAACGGGACCTGGCGGCCCAGCTCGGCATCTCCCGCAGCTCGATGCGGGAGGCGATCCGCGCGCTGACGGTGATGGGCGTCCTGGAGGCCCGGCACGGCTCGGGCATCTACGTCACCCAGCTCCAGGCCGGCGACCTGCTGGAGACCTTCGGCGTGGTGGCCGATCTGTCCCGCGGACCCCGCCTGGTGGAGCTGCTGGAGGTCCGCCGGATCCTGGAGTCGACGGCGACCGCGCTGGCCGCCGCCCGGATCACACCGGAGCGGCTGGCCGCGGTGGAGACCCATCTGGCGGCGATGAACGCCACCGACGACCCCGACGAGATCCTCGCCCACGACCTGGCCTTCCACCGCGAGATCGCGGCGGCGGCCGGCAACGAGACGATGGCCGCGATCCTGGAGGGCCTGTCCTCGCGCACCTTCCGTGCCCGGGTCTGGCGCGGCTACCAGGAGGAGGGCGCGTTCGCCCGGACCCGCCGCGAGCACGCCGCCATCCATCGCGCGCTGGTCGCCCGGGACCCCGAGGCGGCACGGGCGGCCGCCGCCGCGCACGTGGGAGAGGTGGAGGAGTGGCTGCGGGACCGGCTCACGCGCTGAGCCGGTCCCGGTACCGCGGTGCCGCTCAGGCGCGCTTCAGCCGCAGGGTCGTCAGCTCGAAGGGCCGCAGCCGTACGGCGATCCGGTTGCCGTCGAGCTCGGGCGCGGCCGTCCCCGGCAGCGGGCGCTCCAGCAGGTCGGTCACCGTGACCCCGGTCGTCTCGAAGCCCACCGTGAGCGTGGCGCGGGCCCGGCCGCCGTGCGCCTCGTGGAAGCGGACGACGACATCGCCGCTGCCGTCGTCCGCCAGCTTCACGGCGGTGACCACGACCGCGTCCTGATCGACCGTGACCAGCGGCGCGACCTCCCCCGCACCGGTGGCCCGCCGTTCCGGCAGGTTCAGCCGCCAGCCCTCGCGGACCGCGTCACCGATGTCCGCGCCCGGCACCAGGGCGTGCCGGAAGCGGTGGACACCCTGGTCGGTCTCGGGGTCGGGGAAGCGCGGGGCGCGCAGCAGGGACACCCGGACCGTGGTCGTCGTGCCGTGGTCGCCGTCGGTGCGCACCGTGCGGGTCACGTCGTGGCCGTAGGTCGAGTCGTTGACGACCGCCACGCCCCAGCCCGGCTCCGCCAGGTGGACGAAGCGGTGGTTGCAGGCCTCGAACTTGGCGGCCTCCCACGAGGTGTTGGTGTGGGTGGGGCGGTGGAAGTGCCCGAACTGCGTCTCGGACGCGTACCGTTCGGCGTGCACGTCGAGCGGGAAGGCGAGCTTGAGGAACTTCTCCGTCTCGTGCCAGTCCACCGCCGTGTCCAGGACCAGCCGCCGCTCGCCCGGCGGGAGCGACAGCTCCTGGGTCACGCGCGAGGCGCCGAAGGTGCGCACGATGCGCACGGACACGCCGTCCGCGCCGGCGGCGACCTCGTCGGCGCCGGTCAGATCGGTCACCGTGTTGCGGTAGAACTCGTCGACGTCCCAGGCGTCCCACATGTTCGGGAAGTCGGGGTGGAGCTGGAGGAGGTTCGCCGCGCGGCCCGGCGCGACCGTCTCGCGGCCTGCCTCGACGTCGAAGGCCGAGACGACCAGACCGCGGGCGTCGATCTCGATCCGCAGAAGCCCGTTGTCCAGGACGTGCCCGCCGTCCGCGAGGGAGGTGAGCACGGTCCCGCCCGCGGTCTCGGCGGTGGCCGCGCCGCCCGCGGGGACGCCGGCCCGGGTGTGCGGCGCGGCGTTGAAGACCAGGGGCGTCGTGCCCTCGCCGGCCAGGGCCCGCTGGGCCGCGTCGATGATCGCGTTCAGCTCCTCGGCGACCCGCTCGTACGTCCGGCGGGCCTCCCGGTGCACCCACGCGATGGACGAGCCGGGCAGGATGTCGTGGAACTGGTGCAGCAGCACCGTCTTCCAGATCCGGTCCAGTTCCTCGTAGGGGTAGGCGAATCCGGCGCGGACCGCGGCCGTGGCCGCCCAGAGCTCCGCCTCGCGCAGCAGGTGTTCGCTGCGCCGGTTGCCCTGCTTGGTCTTGGCCTGACTGGTGAGGGTGGCCCGGTGGAGTTCGAGGTAGAGCTCGCCGACCCAGACCGGCGGGGCGGGGTACTCGGCCGCGGCCTTGGCGAAGAAGTCGGCGGGTGACTCCCAGGTCACCGTCGCCGAC
Coding sequences:
- a CDS encoding alpha-mannosidase; this translates as MHDDRSLVEARLRRVLDERIRPAVYPESVPLEVAVWHAPDEPVPVAEGLAAEPEPIEVGARWGAPWGTSWFRVTGTVPEAWAGRTVEAVLDLGFDENMPGFQCEGLVYRPDGTPVKGLNPRNQWVRVGAPVEGGEEVRLHIEAASNPVILDYRPFRPTRLGDKETAGSEPQYTLTRMDLAVLDETVWQLVIDLEVLGELMAELPPESARRWDILRAVERALDALDLQDVGGTAAEARSRLTDVLAAPAAPSAHRISAVGHAHIDSAWLWPLRETVRKVARTTSNMTALLEDEPDFVFAMSQAQQWAWVKEHRPEVWARVKKAVADGRFVPAGGMWVESDTNMPGSEAMARQFVHGKRFFLDEFGIENDEAWLPDTFGFAAGLPQIIKAAGSKYLLTQKISWSRTNKFPHHTFWWEGIDGTRIFTHFPPVDTYNCSMKGSEIAHAARNFKDKGVARRSLAPTGWGDGGGGTTREMVAKAARLRDLEGSATVTWESPADFFAKAAAEYPAPPVWVGELYLELHRATLTSQAKTKQGNRRSEHLLREAELWAATAAVRAGFAYPYEELDRIWKTVLLHQFHDILPGSSIAWVHREARRTYERVAEELNAIIDAAQRALAGEGTTPLVFNAAPHTRAGVPAGGAATAETAGGTVLTSLADGGHVLDNGLLRIEIDARGLVVSAFDVEAGRETVAPGRAANLLQLHPDFPNMWDAWDVDEFYRNTVTDLTGADEVAAGADGVSVRIVRTFGASRVTQELSLPPGERRLVLDTAVDWHETEKFLKLAFPLDVHAERYASETQFGHFHRPTHTNTSWEAAKFEACNHRFVHLAEPGWGVAVVNDSTYGHDVTRTVRTDGDHGTTTTVRVSLLRAPRFPDPETDQGVHRFRHALVPGADIGDAVREGWRLNLPERRATGAGEVAPLVTVDQDAVVVTAVKLADDGSGDVVVRFHEAHGGRARATLTVGFETTGVTVTDLLERPLPGTAAPELDGNRIAVRLRPFELTTLRLKRA
- a CDS encoding sugar ABC transporter ATP-binding protein; the encoded protein is MSTPSNIPLVQARGIVKRYGPTVALQDGRLTVRPGESHALVGRNGAGKSTLVAVLTGLQAADEGTVVFDGAPAPPLSDRDAWRRKVACVYQKPTVVPELTVAENLFINRQPQGRGGLISWRRLRTEAAELLATWDVRVDPEARTADLRVEDRQMVEIARALSFGARFIILDEPTAQLDNREIERLFTRMRALQDSGVTFLFISHHLQEVYEVCQAVTVLRDARWITTAPVAELPRQALVEAMAGETVAETRGRARAEVPADAPVVLRAQGLSSPAYENVDLTVRRGEVVGLAGISGSGKTELAETFAGLHTPTAGSARLDGVELPFGDVRAALSAGVGCVPRDRHDQGLIAGMTVGDNATLSVLDRLGRYGFVGTDRRRRVAGELIDRLDIHTEGADQPVSDLSGGNAQKVVMARALASDPRLLVLINPTAGVDVKSKESLLARMDSAREDGTAVLVVSDELDDLRRCDRVLVLFHGRVVAEHPAGWHDHELIASIEGVDHG
- a CDS encoding FadR/GntR family transcriptional regulator, with product MNETGTGAAPQKGTVTQRAIEQIKAMIAEGLLEPGGRLPTERDLAAQLGISRSSMREAIRALTVMGVLEARHGSGIYVTQLQAGDLLETFGVVADLSRGPRLVELLEVRRILESTATALAAARITPERLAAVETHLAAMNATDDPDEILAHDLAFHREIAAAAGNETMAAILEGLSSRTFRARVWRGYQEEGAFARTRREHAAIHRALVARDPEAARAAAAAHVGEVEEWLRDRLTR
- a CDS encoding sugar ABC transporter substrate-binding protein, which produces MAHGTVRNGRRYGRGTPRAAAAAVCAALVLTACGSTKDTGATTAGGDGTGKVGVILPLLTSPFWQSYNDYVPKMADSEGVDALKTVNSNSDPSQQITDINNQLNQGVRGLVVAPLDSAAIEAGLDQAERKGVPVVAVDVAPDQGKVAMVVRANNVAYGEKACQYLGEHITSGKVVQIMGDLASVNGRERSEAFRTCVKENFPKLKVLEIPAKWESDTAAAKLDTLLNANPDIKGIYMQAGGVYLAPTLQTLKAKGMLKKAGQDGHITIVSNDGIPQEYDAIRKGEIDATVSQPADLYAKYGMYYIKAAMEGKKFEPGPTDHGSEIVRLPSGNLEDQLPAPLVTKDNVDDPELWGNTVG